A part of Peromyscus maniculatus bairdii isolate BWxNUB_F1_BW_parent chromosome 10, HU_Pman_BW_mat_3.1, whole genome shotgun sequence genomic DNA contains:
- the Zmiz2 gene encoding zinc finger MIZ domain-containing protein 2 isoform X2 has translation MNPMNPMKPALPPAPHGDGSFAYESVPWQQSATQPAGSLSVVTTVWGVGNATQSQVLGNPMGPAGSPPGGSMMPGVAGGSSALTSPQCLGQQAFAEGGASKGYVQQGVYGRGGYPGGSSFTAGYAGGPGGLGLPSHAARPSADFTQAAAAAAMAAAAATATATATATVAALQEKQSQELSQYGAMGTGQSFNSQFLQHGGPRGPSVPPGMNPSGMGGMMGPSGLSSMAMNPTRAAGMTPLYAGQRLPQHGYPGPPQAQPLPRQGVKRAYSEVYPGQQYLQGGQYAASSAQYAPGPGQPPGPASSYPGHRLPLQQGMAQSLSAPGPTGLHYKPSRSIPGYPSSPLPGNPTPPMTPSSNVPYMSPSQEVKSPFLPDLKPGLSSLHPSPSGSGPCDELRLTFPVRDGVVLEPFRLQHNLAVSNHVFQLRDSVYKTLMLRPDLELQFKCYHHEDRQMNTNWPASVQVSVNATPLSIERGDNKTSHKPLYLKHVCQPGRNTIQITVTACCCSHLFVLQLVHRPSVRSVLQGLLKKRLLPAEHCITKIKRNFSSGTIPGTPGPNGEDGVEQTAIKVSLKCPITFRRIQLPARGHDCRHIQCFDLESYLQLNCERGTWRCPVCNKTALLEGLEVDQYMLGILIYIQNSDYEEITIDPTCSWKPVPVKPDLHIKEEPDGPVLKRCRTVSPAHVLMPSVMEMIAALGPGAAPFAPLQPPSAPAPSDYPSQGSSFLGPGTFPESFPSATPTTPNLAEFTQGPPPMSYQSDIPGSLLTADKSAPCLPGQMAPAGHLDPAHNPGPPGLHTPNLGPTPGSQLHHPNPPPPSRQPLGQANTGPISELAFNPATGMMGPPSMTGAGEASEPALDLLPELTNPDELLSYLGPPDLPTNSSDDLLSLFENN, from the exons ATGAACCCCATGAACCCCATGAAACCTGCCCTGCCCCCTGCGCCACACGG TGATGGTTCATTTGCATATGAGTCTGTGCCTTGGCAACAGAGTGCCACTCAGCCAGCCGGGTCCCTGTCCGTGGTCACTACTGTGTGGGGAGTTGGCAACGCAACACAGAGCCAG GTTTTGGGGAACCCCATGGGCCCTGCAGGAAGCCCCCCTGGTGGCTCCATGATGCCTGGTGTGGCAGGTGGCAGCTCTGCCTTGACCTCCCCGCAGTGCCTGGGACAGCAGGCGTTTGCCGAAGGTGGTGCTAGCAAGGGCTACGTGCAGCAAGGCGTGTATGGCCGCGGGGGATACCCTGGGGGATCCAGTTTCACCGCGGG GTATGCAGGTGGCCCCGGAGGCCTGGGCCTTCCCTCACATGCTGCGCGACCCTCGGCAGACTTCACAcaagcagcagctgcagctgctaTGGCTGCTGCCGCGGCCACGGCCACGGCCACGGCCACAGCCACTGTAGCCGCCCtgcaagagaaacagagccaagagctAAGCCAATATGGAGCG atgGGGACTGGACAGTCTTTTAACAGCCAGTTTCTGCAGCACGGAGGTCCCCGAGGACCCAGTGTCCCCCCTGGCATGAACCCTTCTGGCATGGGAGGAATGATGGGCCCTTCTGGCCTCTCCTCCATGGCCATGAACCCTACCCGGGCAGCAGGGATGACACCCTTGTATGCAGGACAGCGACTGCCTCAGCATGGCTACCCTGGGCCTCCTCAGGCCCAGCCACTGCCCCGACAGGGGGTCAAGAGAGCCTATTCAGAG GTGTACCCTGGGCAGCAGTATCTGCAAGGAGGCCAGTATGCAGCCAGCTCTGCCCAGTATGCTCCCGGCCCTGGGCAGCCTCCTGGCCCCGCCTCCTCTTACCCCGGACACAGGCTACCCCTGCAGCAGGGCATGGCCCAGTCCCTGTCTGCACCTGGGCCCACGGGACTGCACTACAAG CCTTCCCGTTCCATCCCTGGCTACCCCAGCTCCCCACTGCCGGGGAATCCCACGCCACCCATGACGCCCAGCAGCAATGTTCCCTACATGTCCCCAAGCCAGGAAGTCAAGTCTCCTTTCCTGCCTGACCTCAAGCCAGGCCTCAGCTCTTTGCATCCATCCCCCTCTG GAAGTGGCCCTTGTGATGAGCTGCGCCTGACCTTCCCAGTCCGAGATGGAGTGGTCCTGGAACCCTTCCGTCTGCAGCATAACCTGGCTGTGAGCAACCATGTCTTCCAGCTCCGAGACTCTGTCTACAAGACCCTCATGCTGAG GCCTGACCTGGAGCTGCAGTTCAAGTGCTACCATCACGAGGACCGGCAGATGAACACCAACTGGCCAGCATCCGTGCAGGTCAGCGTCAACGCCACGCCCCTCAGCATCGAGCGTGGAGACAACAAGACCTCGCACAAGCCCCTCTACCTGAAGCACGTGTGCCAGCCAGGTCGCAACACCATCCAGATCACCGTTACCGCCTGCTGCTGC TCCCACCTCTTCGTGCTGCAACTGGTCCACCGTCCGTCCGTCCGCTCGGTGCTGCAGGGCCTCCTCAAGAAGCGCCTCCTGCCAGCTGAGCACTGCATCACCAAGA TCAAGCGGAACTTCAGTAGCGGCACCATCCCTGGCACCCCTGGGCCCAATGGCGAGGATGGGGTGGAGCAGACGGCTATCAAGGTGTCCCTGAAGTGCCCCATCACCTTCCGCAGGATCCAGCTCCCAGCCCGCGGTCACGACTGTCGCCACATACAG TGCTTTGACCTGGAGTCCTACCTACAGCTCAACTGTGAGCGGGGGACCTGGAGGTGCCCTGTGTGCAA CAAGACGGCATTGCTGGAGGGGCTAGAGGTGGACCAGTACATGCTGGGCATCCTGATTTACATTCAGAA CTCAGACTATGAGGAGATCACCATCGACCCCACGTGCAGCTGGAAGCCAGTACCTGTGAAGCCTGACCTCCACATCAAGGAGGAGCCGGATGGGCCAGTGCTGAAGCGCTGCCGCACTGTGAGCCCTGCCCATGTGCTCATGCCCAGTGTGATGGAGATGATTGCGGCCCTGGGCCCAGGCGCAGCCCCCTTTGCCCCTTTGCAGCCCCCCTCGGCCCCTGCCCCCAGCGACTACCCCAGCCAGG GTTCCAGCTTCCTGGGGCCTGGAACCTTCCCAGAATCCTTCCCATCTGCTACACCCACCACCCCAAACCTTGCTGAGTTCACACAGGGGCCACCCCCCATGTCCTACCAATCTGACATTCCCggcagcctcctgactgcagacaaGTCTGCTCCCTGCCTCCCAGGCCAG ATGGCACCAGCAGGCCACCTGGACCCAGCCCACAATCCTGGACCACCAGGGCTGCACACCCCCAACCTCGGGCCCACCCCAGGCTCCCAGCTACACCATCCAAATCCTCCCCCTCCATCCCGGCAGCCCCTGGGCCAAGCAAACACAGGGCCCATCAGCGAACTGGCCTTCAATCCTGCCACAGGCATGATGGGGCCTCCCAGTATGACTGGGGCAGGGGAGGCCTCCGAACCAGCTCTGGAT CTGCTCCCAGAACTGACCAATCCTGATGAACTGCTCTCCTACCTGGGTCCACCCGACCTCCCCACCAACAGCAGTGATGACCTGCTCTCGCTCTTTGAGAACAACTGA
- the Zmiz2 gene encoding zinc finger MIZ domain-containing protein 2 isoform X3 produces the protein MNPMNPMKPALPPAPHGDGSFAYESVPWQQSATQPAGSLSVVTTVWGVGNATQSQCLGQQAFAEGGASKGYVQQGVYGRGGYPGGSSFTAGYAGGPGGLGLPSHAARPSADFTQAAAAAAMAAAAATATATATATVAALQEKQSQELSQYGAMGTGQSFNSQFLQHGGPRGPSVPPGMNPSGMGGMMGPSGLSSMAMNPTRAAGMTPLYAGQRLPQHGYPGPPQAQPLPRQGVKRAYSEVYPGQQYLQGGQYAASSAQYAPGPGQPPGPASSYPGHRLPLQQGMAQSLSAPGPTGLHYKPTEQFNGQGASFNGGSISYSQPGLSGPSRSIPGYPSSPLPGNPTPPMTPSSNVPYMSPSQEVKSPFLPDLKPGLSSLHPSPSGSGPCDELRLTFPVRDGVVLEPFRLQHNLAVSNHVFQLRDSVYKTLMLRPDLELQFKCYHHEDRQMNTNWPASVQVSVNATPLSIERGDNKTSHKPLYLKHVCQPGRNTIQITVTACCCSHLFVLQLVHRPSVRSVLQGLLKKRLLPAEHCITKIKRNFSSGTIPGTPGPNGEDGVEQTAIKVSLKCPITFRRIQLPARGHDCRHIQCFDLESYLQLNCERGTWRCPVCNKTALLEGLEVDQYMLGILIYIQNSDYEEITIDPTCSWKPVPVKPDLHIKEEPDGPVLKRCRTVSPAHVLMPSVMEMIAALGPGAAPFAPLQPPSAPAPSDYPSQGSSFLGPGTFPESFPSATPTTPNLAEFTQGPPPMSYQSDIPGSLLTADKSAPCLPGQMAPAGHLDPAHNPGPPGLHTPNLGPTPGSQLHHPNPPPPSRQPLGQANTGPISELAFNPATGMMGPPSMTGAGEASEPALDLLPELTNPDELLSYLGPPDLPTNSSDDLLSLFENN, from the exons ATGAACCCCATGAACCCCATGAAACCTGCCCTGCCCCCTGCGCCACACGG TGATGGTTCATTTGCATATGAGTCTGTGCCTTGGCAACAGAGTGCCACTCAGCCAGCCGGGTCCCTGTCCGTGGTCACTACTGTGTGGGGAGTTGGCAACGCAACACAGAGCCAG TGCCTGGGACAGCAGGCGTTTGCCGAAGGTGGTGCTAGCAAGGGCTACGTGCAGCAAGGCGTGTATGGCCGCGGGGGATACCCTGGGGGATCCAGTTTCACCGCGGG GTATGCAGGTGGCCCCGGAGGCCTGGGCCTTCCCTCACATGCTGCGCGACCCTCGGCAGACTTCACAcaagcagcagctgcagctgctaTGGCTGCTGCCGCGGCCACGGCCACGGCCACGGCCACAGCCACTGTAGCCGCCCtgcaagagaaacagagccaagagctAAGCCAATATGGAGCG atgGGGACTGGACAGTCTTTTAACAGCCAGTTTCTGCAGCACGGAGGTCCCCGAGGACCCAGTGTCCCCCCTGGCATGAACCCTTCTGGCATGGGAGGAATGATGGGCCCTTCTGGCCTCTCCTCCATGGCCATGAACCCTACCCGGGCAGCAGGGATGACACCCTTGTATGCAGGACAGCGACTGCCTCAGCATGGCTACCCTGGGCCTCCTCAGGCCCAGCCACTGCCCCGACAGGGGGTCAAGAGAGCCTATTCAGAG GTGTACCCTGGGCAGCAGTATCTGCAAGGAGGCCAGTATGCAGCCAGCTCTGCCCAGTATGCTCCCGGCCCTGGGCAGCCTCCTGGCCCCGCCTCCTCTTACCCCGGACACAGGCTACCCCTGCAGCAGGGCATGGCCCAGTCCCTGTCTGCACCTGGGCCCACGGGACTGCACTACAAG CCCACAGAGCAGTTCAACGGGCAGGGCGCCAGCTTCAACGGGGGCAGCATCAGCTACAGCCAGCCTGGCTTGAGTGGG CCTTCCCGTTCCATCCCTGGCTACCCCAGCTCCCCACTGCCGGGGAATCCCACGCCACCCATGACGCCCAGCAGCAATGTTCCCTACATGTCCCCAAGCCAGGAAGTCAAGTCTCCTTTCCTGCCTGACCTCAAGCCAGGCCTCAGCTCTTTGCATCCATCCCCCTCTG GAAGTGGCCCTTGTGATGAGCTGCGCCTGACCTTCCCAGTCCGAGATGGAGTGGTCCTGGAACCCTTCCGTCTGCAGCATAACCTGGCTGTGAGCAACCATGTCTTCCAGCTCCGAGACTCTGTCTACAAGACCCTCATGCTGAG GCCTGACCTGGAGCTGCAGTTCAAGTGCTACCATCACGAGGACCGGCAGATGAACACCAACTGGCCAGCATCCGTGCAGGTCAGCGTCAACGCCACGCCCCTCAGCATCGAGCGTGGAGACAACAAGACCTCGCACAAGCCCCTCTACCTGAAGCACGTGTGCCAGCCAGGTCGCAACACCATCCAGATCACCGTTACCGCCTGCTGCTGC TCCCACCTCTTCGTGCTGCAACTGGTCCACCGTCCGTCCGTCCGCTCGGTGCTGCAGGGCCTCCTCAAGAAGCGCCTCCTGCCAGCTGAGCACTGCATCACCAAGA TCAAGCGGAACTTCAGTAGCGGCACCATCCCTGGCACCCCTGGGCCCAATGGCGAGGATGGGGTGGAGCAGACGGCTATCAAGGTGTCCCTGAAGTGCCCCATCACCTTCCGCAGGATCCAGCTCCCAGCCCGCGGTCACGACTGTCGCCACATACAG TGCTTTGACCTGGAGTCCTACCTACAGCTCAACTGTGAGCGGGGGACCTGGAGGTGCCCTGTGTGCAA CAAGACGGCATTGCTGGAGGGGCTAGAGGTGGACCAGTACATGCTGGGCATCCTGATTTACATTCAGAA CTCAGACTATGAGGAGATCACCATCGACCCCACGTGCAGCTGGAAGCCAGTACCTGTGAAGCCTGACCTCCACATCAAGGAGGAGCCGGATGGGCCAGTGCTGAAGCGCTGCCGCACTGTGAGCCCTGCCCATGTGCTCATGCCCAGTGTGATGGAGATGATTGCGGCCCTGGGCCCAGGCGCAGCCCCCTTTGCCCCTTTGCAGCCCCCCTCGGCCCCTGCCCCCAGCGACTACCCCAGCCAGG GTTCCAGCTTCCTGGGGCCTGGAACCTTCCCAGAATCCTTCCCATCTGCTACACCCACCACCCCAAACCTTGCTGAGTTCACACAGGGGCCACCCCCCATGTCCTACCAATCTGACATTCCCggcagcctcctgactgcagacaaGTCTGCTCCCTGCCTCCCAGGCCAG ATGGCACCAGCAGGCCACCTGGACCCAGCCCACAATCCTGGACCACCAGGGCTGCACACCCCCAACCTCGGGCCCACCCCAGGCTCCCAGCTACACCATCCAAATCCTCCCCCTCCATCCCGGCAGCCCCTGGGCCAAGCAAACACAGGGCCCATCAGCGAACTGGCCTTCAATCCTGCCACAGGCATGATGGGGCCTCCCAGTATGACTGGGGCAGGGGAGGCCTCCGAACCAGCTCTGGAT CTGCTCCCAGAACTGACCAATCCTGATGAACTGCTCTCCTACCTGGGTCCACCCGACCTCCCCACCAACAGCAGTGATGACCTGCTCTCGCTCTTTGAGAACAACTGA
- the Zmiz2 gene encoding zinc finger MIZ domain-containing protein 2 isoform X1, giving the protein MNPMNPMKPALPPAPHGDGSFAYESVPWQQSATQPAGSLSVVTTVWGVGNATQSQVLGNPMGPAGSPPGGSMMPGVAGGSSALTSPQCLGQQAFAEGGASKGYVQQGVYGRGGYPGGSSFTAGYAGGPGGLGLPSHAARPSADFTQAAAAAAMAAAAATATATATATVAALQEKQSQELSQYGAMGTGQSFNSQFLQHGGPRGPSVPPGMNPSGMGGMMGPSGLSSMAMNPTRAAGMTPLYAGQRLPQHGYPGPPQAQPLPRQGVKRAYSEVYPGQQYLQGGQYAASSAQYAPGPGQPPGPASSYPGHRLPLQQGMAQSLSAPGPTGLHYKPTEQFNGQGASFNGGSISYSQPGLSGPSRSIPGYPSSPLPGNPTPPMTPSSNVPYMSPSQEVKSPFLPDLKPGLSSLHPSPSGSGPCDELRLTFPVRDGVVLEPFRLQHNLAVSNHVFQLRDSVYKTLMLRPDLELQFKCYHHEDRQMNTNWPASVQVSVNATPLSIERGDNKTSHKPLYLKHVCQPGRNTIQITVTACCCSHLFVLQLVHRPSVRSVLQGLLKKRLLPAEHCITKIKRNFSSGTIPGTPGPNGEDGVEQTAIKVSLKCPITFRRIQLPARGHDCRHIQCFDLESYLQLNCERGTWRCPVCNKTALLEGLEVDQYMLGILIYIQNSDYEEITIDPTCSWKPVPVKPDLHIKEEPDGPVLKRCRTVSPAHVLMPSVMEMIAALGPGAAPFAPLQPPSAPAPSDYPSQGSSFLGPGTFPESFPSATPTTPNLAEFTQGPPPMSYQSDIPGSLLTADKSAPCLPGQMAPAGHLDPAHNPGPPGLHTPNLGPTPGSQLHHPNPPPPSRQPLGQANTGPISELAFNPATGMMGPPSMTGAGEASEPALDLLPELTNPDELLSYLGPPDLPTNSSDDLLSLFENN; this is encoded by the exons ATGAACCCCATGAACCCCATGAAACCTGCCCTGCCCCCTGCGCCACACGG TGATGGTTCATTTGCATATGAGTCTGTGCCTTGGCAACAGAGTGCCACTCAGCCAGCCGGGTCCCTGTCCGTGGTCACTACTGTGTGGGGAGTTGGCAACGCAACACAGAGCCAG GTTTTGGGGAACCCCATGGGCCCTGCAGGAAGCCCCCCTGGTGGCTCCATGATGCCTGGTGTGGCAGGTGGCAGCTCTGCCTTGACCTCCCCGCAGTGCCTGGGACAGCAGGCGTTTGCCGAAGGTGGTGCTAGCAAGGGCTACGTGCAGCAAGGCGTGTATGGCCGCGGGGGATACCCTGGGGGATCCAGTTTCACCGCGGG GTATGCAGGTGGCCCCGGAGGCCTGGGCCTTCCCTCACATGCTGCGCGACCCTCGGCAGACTTCACAcaagcagcagctgcagctgctaTGGCTGCTGCCGCGGCCACGGCCACGGCCACGGCCACAGCCACTGTAGCCGCCCtgcaagagaaacagagccaagagctAAGCCAATATGGAGCG atgGGGACTGGACAGTCTTTTAACAGCCAGTTTCTGCAGCACGGAGGTCCCCGAGGACCCAGTGTCCCCCCTGGCATGAACCCTTCTGGCATGGGAGGAATGATGGGCCCTTCTGGCCTCTCCTCCATGGCCATGAACCCTACCCGGGCAGCAGGGATGACACCCTTGTATGCAGGACAGCGACTGCCTCAGCATGGCTACCCTGGGCCTCCTCAGGCCCAGCCACTGCCCCGACAGGGGGTCAAGAGAGCCTATTCAGAG GTGTACCCTGGGCAGCAGTATCTGCAAGGAGGCCAGTATGCAGCCAGCTCTGCCCAGTATGCTCCCGGCCCTGGGCAGCCTCCTGGCCCCGCCTCCTCTTACCCCGGACACAGGCTACCCCTGCAGCAGGGCATGGCCCAGTCCCTGTCTGCACCTGGGCCCACGGGACTGCACTACAAG CCCACAGAGCAGTTCAACGGGCAGGGCGCCAGCTTCAACGGGGGCAGCATCAGCTACAGCCAGCCTGGCTTGAGTGGG CCTTCCCGTTCCATCCCTGGCTACCCCAGCTCCCCACTGCCGGGGAATCCCACGCCACCCATGACGCCCAGCAGCAATGTTCCCTACATGTCCCCAAGCCAGGAAGTCAAGTCTCCTTTCCTGCCTGACCTCAAGCCAGGCCTCAGCTCTTTGCATCCATCCCCCTCTG GAAGTGGCCCTTGTGATGAGCTGCGCCTGACCTTCCCAGTCCGAGATGGAGTGGTCCTGGAACCCTTCCGTCTGCAGCATAACCTGGCTGTGAGCAACCATGTCTTCCAGCTCCGAGACTCTGTCTACAAGACCCTCATGCTGAG GCCTGACCTGGAGCTGCAGTTCAAGTGCTACCATCACGAGGACCGGCAGATGAACACCAACTGGCCAGCATCCGTGCAGGTCAGCGTCAACGCCACGCCCCTCAGCATCGAGCGTGGAGACAACAAGACCTCGCACAAGCCCCTCTACCTGAAGCACGTGTGCCAGCCAGGTCGCAACACCATCCAGATCACCGTTACCGCCTGCTGCTGC TCCCACCTCTTCGTGCTGCAACTGGTCCACCGTCCGTCCGTCCGCTCGGTGCTGCAGGGCCTCCTCAAGAAGCGCCTCCTGCCAGCTGAGCACTGCATCACCAAGA TCAAGCGGAACTTCAGTAGCGGCACCATCCCTGGCACCCCTGGGCCCAATGGCGAGGATGGGGTGGAGCAGACGGCTATCAAGGTGTCCCTGAAGTGCCCCATCACCTTCCGCAGGATCCAGCTCCCAGCCCGCGGTCACGACTGTCGCCACATACAG TGCTTTGACCTGGAGTCCTACCTACAGCTCAACTGTGAGCGGGGGACCTGGAGGTGCCCTGTGTGCAA CAAGACGGCATTGCTGGAGGGGCTAGAGGTGGACCAGTACATGCTGGGCATCCTGATTTACATTCAGAA CTCAGACTATGAGGAGATCACCATCGACCCCACGTGCAGCTGGAAGCCAGTACCTGTGAAGCCTGACCTCCACATCAAGGAGGAGCCGGATGGGCCAGTGCTGAAGCGCTGCCGCACTGTGAGCCCTGCCCATGTGCTCATGCCCAGTGTGATGGAGATGATTGCGGCCCTGGGCCCAGGCGCAGCCCCCTTTGCCCCTTTGCAGCCCCCCTCGGCCCCTGCCCCCAGCGACTACCCCAGCCAGG GTTCCAGCTTCCTGGGGCCTGGAACCTTCCCAGAATCCTTCCCATCTGCTACACCCACCACCCCAAACCTTGCTGAGTTCACACAGGGGCCACCCCCCATGTCCTACCAATCTGACATTCCCggcagcctcctgactgcagacaaGTCTGCTCCCTGCCTCCCAGGCCAG ATGGCACCAGCAGGCCACCTGGACCCAGCCCACAATCCTGGACCACCAGGGCTGCACACCCCCAACCTCGGGCCCACCCCAGGCTCCCAGCTACACCATCCAAATCCTCCCCCTCCATCCCGGCAGCCCCTGGGCCAAGCAAACACAGGGCCCATCAGCGAACTGGCCTTCAATCCTGCCACAGGCATGATGGGGCCTCCCAGTATGACTGGGGCAGGGGAGGCCTCCGAACCAGCTCTGGAT CTGCTCCCAGAACTGACCAATCCTGATGAACTGCTCTCCTACCTGGGTCCACCCGACCTCCCCACCAACAGCAGTGATGACCTGCTCTCGCTCTTTGAGAACAACTGA